In Phycisphaerae bacterium, one genomic interval encodes:
- a CDS encoding class I SAM-dependent methyltransferase, translating into MSKAAIVAEYAAASRRRTDFERAKWGTPEGMLNRFRLGLALVAWADVRRWLDIGCGTGAFFSLAEAAGHRFDELVGVDITPEIIAAARSTPHASPARFVNADLTALPADLTDFDLVTLVGVLQQCGAPPEAALPPCVACLRPGGQFLLTTKNLGWQAFTSGTLRPEQSHSWFLFDEIAAVLARCDIEILRSGGLLPRTGRVVPLAESHSMYIWGRKRGVA; encoded by the coding sequence GTGTCCAAAGCGGCCATCGTTGCGGAGTACGCCGCCGCCAGCCGGCGACGGACCGACTTCGAACGCGCCAAGTGGGGCACGCCGGAAGGCATGCTCAACCGCTTCCGGCTCGGACTCGCGCTGGTCGCCTGGGCCGACGTACGACGGTGGCTCGACATTGGCTGCGGCACCGGCGCGTTCTTCTCGCTGGCCGAGGCGGCGGGGCACCGCTTTGACGAGCTGGTCGGCGTGGACATTACTCCCGAGATCATCGCCGCCGCGCGCTCCACGCCGCACGCCAGCCCGGCGCGCTTCGTGAACGCCGATCTGACCGCACTGCCCGCCGACCTGACGGACTTCGATCTCGTCACGCTGGTGGGCGTGCTGCAACAGTGCGGCGCGCCACCGGAAGCAGCCTTACCGCCGTGTGTGGCGTGTCTGCGTCCGGGCGGACAATTTCTGCTCACCACGAAAAACCTCGGTTGGCAGGCATTCACCAGTGGCACGCTCAGACCCGAGCAGAGTCACTCGTGGTTCTTGTTTGACGAAATCGCCGCCGTGCTGGCCCGTTGCGACATCGAAATCCTCCGCTCCGGCGGCCTGCTCCCGCGGACCGGGCGTGTCGTGCCGCTGGCAGAATCGCACAGCATGTACATCTGGGGCCGCAAGCGAGGTGTGGCATGA
- a CDS encoding radical SAM protein has product MLEQSAEPSAPHCAAADPAREFKRVVRYALDQVLYLRDIRDECPLFPQLVQIEPTNACNLRCVHCHHHRPADGQRVYTRRMGIMAMPLYHQIIDELAPSRTAISLNVQGEPTLHPQFLDMVAYAKRQGLHTSVLTNGTRLTPELTAALLRLGLDRIVFSFDAVDRAIYESIRIKSQFEPTLRNILHFIRVNHEHGHPTHVCLSMVEQQRNRAHAAAYERYFARLPVDKVFRNPLLNLSGAAGTRGEIDLAALQRGPRAHWPICRIAWEYLTVNWDGEASPCPVDVNVVYSLGNVRGSSLHEIWNNDRMRAFRRAHLTRDYTAIERNGPLCGSCNCLWDPTYDLRAVEEHVVESIYRTAVQHAHTLMPRVPLDQDERYHDLLGEIEKLEPACEGVR; this is encoded by the coding sequence ATGTTGGAACAGTCCGCAGAGCCGTCCGCGCCGCACTGCGCCGCCGCCGATCCGGCCCGCGAGTTCAAGCGCGTCGTCCGATATGCGCTGGACCAGGTGCTCTACCTGCGCGATATCCGCGACGAATGCCCGCTCTTCCCGCAGCTCGTGCAGATCGAGCCGACCAACGCCTGCAACCTGCGCTGCGTCCACTGCCACCATCACCGGCCGGCGGACGGCCAGCGCGTCTATACGCGCCGCATGGGCATCATGGCCATGCCGCTCTACCACCAGATCATCGACGAGCTCGCCCCGTCACGGACCGCCATCAGCCTGAACGTGCAGGGCGAGCCTACGCTCCATCCGCAGTTTCTGGACATGGTCGCCTACGCCAAGCGCCAGGGCCTGCACACGTCGGTACTCACCAACGGCACGCGCCTGACGCCCGAGCTGACGGCAGCCCTGCTCCGGCTCGGCCTGGACCGGATCGTGTTCTCGTTCGACGCGGTCGACCGGGCGATCTACGAGAGCATCCGCATCAAGTCGCAGTTCGAGCCGACGCTGCGGAACATCCTGCACTTCATCCGCGTCAACCACGAGCACGGCCACCCCACGCATGTGTGCCTCTCCATGGTCGAGCAACAGCGCAACCGGGCCCACGCTGCCGCGTACGAACGCTACTTCGCCCGGCTGCCCGTGGACAAGGTCTTCCGCAACCCGCTGCTGAATCTCTCCGGCGCTGCCGGCACGCGCGGCGAAATCGATCTGGCCGCCCTGCAGCGCGGCCCGCGCGCGCACTGGCCGATCTGCCGCATCGCGTGGGAGTACCTCACGGTGAACTGGGACGGCGAAGCATCGCCGTGCCCCGTGGACGTCAACGTGGTCTATTCGCTCGGCAACGTCCGCGGGAGCTCACTGCACGAAATCTGGAACAACGACCGCATGCGCGCGTTCCGCCGGGCCCACCTGACGCGCGACTACACCGCGATCGAGCGCAACGGCCCGTTGTGCGGAAGCTGCAACTGCCTGTGGGACCCCACGTACGACCTGCGCGCCGTCGAAGAACACGTCGTGGAATCCATCTACCGCACGGCCGTGCAGCACGCGCATACCCTCATGCCGCGCGTCCCGCTGGACCAGGATGAGCGCTATCACGACCTGCTCGGCGAGATCGAAAAGCTCGAACCCGCCTGCGAGGGCGTGCGATGA
- a CDS encoding N-acetylneuraminate synthase family protein → MTTAFMIGRRRLSPDDPPYIVAEIGVNHDGRLDQARAMISAAAQAGADAAKFQTFQAAEFMADRDLTYEYEAGGQRVRESMYAMFKRLELPRAWHTELQTHARTCGLDFLSSAADPLSADLLAELGVPALKLASEDLINLPLLRHVAGLHLPVILSTGMADEAEIERALTTLRAGGCDAVLLLHCVSLYPTPDDEANLLRMVGLRERFGLPVGYSDHTRGSVASIAAAALGAVLIEKHFTLDHALPGPDHAFSADPQELAALVRDVRRAAQQRGTPDLEPSPGERLARQQFRRSVVAACDLAPGTCLAAEMLCLKRPGTGIAPHRLGELVGKRTRRHFAADEPLCWEDVE, encoded by the coding sequence ATGACCACCGCGTTCATGATCGGCCGGCGCCGCCTCAGCCCGGACGATCCGCCTTACATCGTGGCCGAGATCGGCGTGAACCACGACGGCCGGCTCGACCAGGCCCGCGCGATGATTTCCGCCGCCGCCCAGGCCGGTGCGGACGCCGCCAAGTTCCAGACCTTCCAGGCCGCCGAGTTCATGGCCGACCGCGATCTGACCTACGAGTACGAAGCCGGCGGGCAGCGCGTCCGCGAGTCCATGTACGCGATGTTCAAGCGGCTTGAGCTGCCCCGCGCGTGGCACACCGAGCTGCAGACGCACGCCCGCACGTGCGGCCTCGACTTCCTCTCGTCCGCGGCCGACCCGCTGTCCGCCGACCTGCTCGCCGAGCTCGGCGTCCCCGCGCTGAAGCTCGCATCGGAAGACCTCATCAACCTGCCGCTGCTGCGTCATGTCGCCGGCCTGCATTTGCCCGTCATCCTCTCCACCGGCATGGCGGACGAAGCCGAGATCGAGCGCGCCCTCACGACGCTCCGCGCCGGCGGCTGCGACGCCGTGTTGCTGCTGCACTGCGTCTCGCTCTATCCCACGCCGGACGACGAAGCCAACCTGCTGCGCATGGTCGGCCTGCGCGAGCGTTTCGGCCTGCCGGTTGGATACTCAGACCACACGCGCGGCAGCGTGGCGTCTATCGCGGCGGCGGCGCTCGGCGCCGTGCTGATCGAGAAGCACTTCACGCTCGACCACGCGCTGCCCGGGCCGGACCATGCGTTCTCCGCCGATCCGCAGGAACTGGCCGCCCTGGTGCGCGACGTGCGCCGCGCGGCCCAGCAGCGCGGCACGCCGGACCTCGAACCCTCGCCCGGTGAACGCCTCGCCCGGCAGCAGTTCCGGCGCAGCGTGGTCGCCGCTTGCGACCTGGCCCCCGGCACGTGCCTGGCCGCGGAGATGCTCTGCCTGAAGCGGCCGGGCACCGGCATCGCGCCGCACCGGCTGGGCGAACTTGTCGGCAAACGCACGCGCCGCCATTTCGCCGCGGATGAACCCCTGTGCTGGGAGGACGTCGAGTGA
- the pseC gene encoding UDP-4-amino-4,6-dideoxy-N-acetyl-beta-L-altrosamine transaminase has product MASPNLAPPERRAARRTLLPYGRQHIDDDDIAAVAAALRDPLITTGPRVAAFERAIAERVGAAHAVAVSSGTAALHAAMYALGIGPGDEVIVPTLTFAATANAVVFQGGTPVFADVDPDTLLLGPDQAAERLTTRTRAIVAVDYAGQPCDYEGLRALAQRCRLPLVADACHALGGLYRGRPVGSLGDLTTFSFHPVKHITTGEGGLITTDDADLAGRMRRFRNHGITTDHHDRSAQGDWFYEMVDLGYNYRITDIQCALGLQQLTHLDAWIARRQAIAQQYADAFADSDAVRPLTVRPDVSHAYHLYVVRLDPHACPVPRAAAFKALRAAGIGVNVHYIPVHLHPFYRERFGWRPGTCPVAEAAYEQLLSLPIFPAMSDADVADVIAAFRAVVSGDAS; this is encoded by the coding sequence ATGGCGTCGCCGAACCTTGCCCCGCCTGAGCGCCGCGCCGCCCGCCGCACGCTGCTGCCCTACGGCCGGCAGCACATCGACGACGACGACATCGCCGCCGTCGCCGCCGCGCTGCGCGACCCGCTGATTACCACCGGGCCGCGCGTCGCCGCGTTCGAGCGAGCCATCGCCGAGCGCGTCGGGGCCGCGCACGCCGTCGCGGTCAGCAGCGGCACCGCCGCTTTGCACGCCGCGATGTACGCGCTCGGAATCGGGCCGGGCGACGAGGTGATCGTCCCCACGCTGACCTTCGCCGCGACCGCCAACGCCGTCGTCTTCCAGGGCGGCACGCCGGTGTTCGCGGACGTGGACCCCGACACGCTGCTGCTCGGCCCGGACCAGGCCGCCGAGCGGCTGACCACGCGCACGCGGGCAATTGTGGCCGTCGATTATGCCGGCCAGCCGTGCGACTACGAAGGGCTGCGTGCGCTGGCGCAGCGCTGCCGTCTGCCATTGGTCGCCGACGCGTGCCACGCCCTGGGCGGCTTGTATCGCGGCCGGCCCGTCGGCAGCCTGGGCGATCTCACGACCTTCAGCTTCCATCCGGTCAAGCACATCACGACCGGCGAAGGCGGCTTGATCACGACGGACGACGCGGACCTCGCTGGCCGCATGCGCCGCTTTCGCAATCACGGCATCACGACCGACCATCACGACCGCAGTGCGCAGGGCGACTGGTTCTACGAGATGGTCGATCTGGGTTACAACTACCGGATCACCGACATCCAGTGCGCGCTCGGGCTGCAACAACTGACGCACCTGGATGCCTGGATCGCCCGCCGCCAGGCCATCGCACAGCAATACGCTGACGCGTTCGCCGACTCGGACGCCGTGCGGCCGCTGACCGTGCGGCCCGACGTGTCGCACGCGTATCACCTGTACGTCGTCCGGCTGGACCCGCACGCCTGCCCGGTGCCGCGCGCCGCTGCCTTCAAGGCGCTGCGGGCCGCGGGCATCGGCGTCAACGTTCATTACATCCCAGTCCATCTACATCCGTTTTACCGGGAGCGTTTCGGCTGGCGCCCCGGCACCTGCCCGGTCGCCGAGGCCGCGTACGAGCAACTGCTGAGCCTGCCGATCTTCCCGGCCATGAGTGACGCGGACGTCGCCGACGTGATTGCGGCCTTCCGCGCGGTGGTGAGTGGCGATGCCAGTTGA
- a CDS encoding class I SAM-dependent methyltransferase, translated as MPVDQVAIFAQTEGDRWFERNRASLTRCDVAHDFPLRLIELYNLQPRSVLEIGASNGFRVAALAARGVRDAVAVEASAAAIRDGEARFPDVQFIRATADAIPLHRTFELVIVNFVLHWVDRTRLLTSVGEIDRLVADGGYLLLGDFHPARPTRVPYHHLPDQAVYTYKQAYGIVFRASGLYQPVAMLSGDHADHDLRADVPEDDRVATWLLRKSLQGNYAERRREQP; from the coding sequence ATGCCAGTTGACCAGGTCGCGATCTTCGCCCAGACCGAGGGGGATCGCTGGTTCGAACGCAACCGCGCGAGCCTGACGCGCTGCGACGTCGCGCACGATTTCCCGCTCCGGCTCATCGAGCTGTACAACCTGCAGCCGCGCTCCGTGCTCGAAATAGGTGCGAGCAACGGCTTCCGCGTGGCGGCCCTGGCGGCGCGCGGCGTGCGGGACGCCGTCGCGGTCGAAGCCTCTGCCGCCGCGATTCGGGATGGCGAGGCCCGCTTCCCCGACGTGCAGTTCATCCGTGCGACGGCGGATGCGATCCCACTGCACCGCACGTTCGAGCTGGTGATCGTCAACTTCGTGCTGCACTGGGTGGATCGCACGCGGCTGCTCACATCGGTGGGCGAGATCGACCGGCTGGTCGCCGACGGCGGCTACCTGCTGCTCGGGGATTTCCATCCCGCCCGGCCAACGCGCGTGCCGTATCACCATCTGCCAGACCAGGCGGTGTACACGTACAAGCAGGCCTACGGGATTGTGTTTCGGGCGTCGGGGTTGTACCAGCCGGTCGCGATGCTGAGTGGCGACCACGCCGATCATGACCTGCGGGCGGATGTCCCCGAGGATGACCGCGTCGCGACCTGGCTGCTGCGGAAGTCGCTGCAGGGCAACTACGCGGAACGGCGGCGGGAGCAGCCATGA
- a CDS encoding aminotransferase class III-fold pyridoxal phosphate-dependent enzyme: MSGAGQQLYIRAKARIPGGTQLLSKRPELMLPGQWPAYYSRARGVEVWDLDGRHYIDMGTNGIGACVLGAADPDVDAAVRGAIDAGTMSTLNCPEEVELADLLCELHPWADKVRFARGGGEAMVMAVRIARAGTGRDHVAFCGYHGWHDWYLSANLACDRTLDGHLLPGLAPAGVPRGLTGTTHAFEYNHGEQLAAIVAEHGPQLAAIVMEPQRGHAPEPGFLEQVRQLATACGAVLIFDEITAGWRVNTGGIHLQSAVRPDIAVFAKAMSNGYPMAAVIGTAAAMDAAQDTFISSTYWTERIGPVAALATIRKHRRCDVGRHLVRIGQRVQTGWRAVADEAGLAIRVGGLPPLAHLSFEHEQSAGLSTLFTQELLARGYLAGDSFYATYAHQTEHVDAYLATVHEVFGVLVQAIERNRITQMLKGPVAQSGFRRLT, from the coding sequence ATGAGCGGTGCCGGGCAACAGCTTTACATCCGCGCGAAGGCGCGCATCCCGGGCGGCACACAACTGCTCTCCAAGCGCCCGGAACTCATGCTGCCTGGGCAGTGGCCGGCGTACTACAGCCGGGCGCGCGGCGTGGAGGTCTGGGACCTCGACGGCCGCCACTACATCGACATGGGCACCAACGGCATCGGTGCCTGCGTGCTGGGCGCCGCCGATCCCGACGTCGACGCGGCGGTGCGTGGCGCCATCGACGCCGGCACGATGTCCACGCTGAACTGCCCCGAGGAGGTGGAGCTCGCCGACCTGCTCTGCGAGCTGCACCCATGGGCGGACAAAGTGCGGTTTGCCCGCGGTGGCGGCGAAGCGATGGTCATGGCCGTGCGGATCGCGCGGGCGGGGACCGGGCGCGACCACGTCGCCTTCTGCGGCTATCACGGCTGGCACGACTGGTATCTGTCGGCCAATCTCGCCTGCGACCGCACGCTTGACGGCCACCTGCTGCCGGGTCTCGCACCCGCCGGCGTCCCGCGCGGACTCACCGGCACCACGCACGCGTTCGAGTACAACCACGGCGAACAACTCGCGGCGATTGTGGCCGAGCACGGGCCGCAGCTCGCCGCGATCGTCATGGAGCCGCAGCGCGGCCACGCGCCCGAGCCGGGATTTCTGGAGCAGGTGCGGCAACTGGCGACCGCCTGCGGCGCGGTCCTCATCTTCGACGAGATCACCGCGGGCTGGCGCGTGAACACCGGCGGAATCCACCTGCAATCCGCCGTCCGCCCCGACATCGCGGTTTTCGCCAAGGCGATGAGCAACGGCTATCCGATGGCGGCAGTGATTGGCACAGCCGCGGCCATGGACGCCGCGCAGGACACGTTCATCAGCAGCACGTACTGGACCGAGCGCATCGGCCCGGTCGCCGCCCTGGCCACGATTCGCAAGCACCGGCGCTGCGATGTCGGCCGTCACCTGGTGCGCATCGGCCAGCGCGTGCAGACGGGCTGGCGCGCCGTGGCAGACGAAGCCGGCCTGGCAATCCGCGTCGGTGGCCTGCCACCGCTCGCGCACCTGTCGTTCGAGCACGAGCAGAGCGCCGGCCTGAGCACGCTGTTCACGCAGGAGCTGCTGGCGCGCGGCTATCTCGCCGGCGACAGCTTCTACGCCACGTATGCGCACCAGACCGAGCATGTGGACGCCTATCTCGCCACCGTGCACGAGGTGTTCGGCGTGCTGGTGCAGGCGATCGAGCGCAACCGCATTACGCAGATGTTGAAGGGACCGGTGGCCCAATCCGGCTTCCGGCGCTTGACCTGA
- a CDS encoding Gfo/Idh/MocA family oxidoreductase, with amino-acid sequence MSKACEARLDAKPSACPRPAKERGVARVLVLGCGSIGRRHIANLGALEVGDVRVFDVDRARARAAGMTVVDDLDAAWAWPPQAVIIATPTASHVELALAAVEHGCHVFIEKPLSHQLAGVRELEHAAARRGVTTLVGCNMRFHFGPATMKRLLDAGAIGDVLAARLQTGSYLPNWHPATNYHRGYSADPDSGGAVLDCIHELDLALWYLGPATLAGACAAPARSLGLETDGVCELVLRHECGAISGVHLNFIQRDYRRTCQLIGTEGTLYWDEEDGRVLRYGPAGQLAEQFAPPHDWGLNQMYIIELAHFLRAAGGVEPSCNPITAAIAPLEIALAARRSGWRASA; translated from the coding sequence ATGAGCAAGGCGTGCGAAGCACGGCTGGATGCGAAACCCTCCGCCTGCCCCCGTCCTGCGAAGGAGCGGGGGGTCGCCCGCGTGCTCGTGCTCGGCTGCGGCTCGATTGGCCGCCGGCATATCGCGAACCTGGGCGCGCTCGAAGTCGGCGATGTCCGCGTGTTCGACGTGGACCGCGCCCGCGCGCGGGCTGCCGGCATGACCGTCGTGGATGATCTCGACGCGGCGTGGGCCTGGCCGCCGCAGGCGGTCATCATCGCCACGCCGACCGCGTCACACGTGGAGCTGGCGCTCGCGGCGGTCGAACACGGCTGCCACGTCTTCATCGAAAAGCCGCTGTCGCACCAGCTCGCTGGCGTCCGCGAACTGGAGCATGCCGCGGCGCGGCGCGGGGTCACCACGCTCGTCGGCTGCAACATGCGTTTTCACTTCGGGCCGGCGACGATGAAACGGTTACTGGATGCCGGCGCGATCGGCGACGTGCTCGCCGCCCGCCTGCAAACCGGCTCATACCTGCCCAATTGGCACCCCGCCACGAACTATCACCGCGGGTACAGCGCCGACCCGGACAGCGGCGGCGCCGTGCTGGACTGCATCCACGAGCTCGACCTCGCCCTCTGGTATCTCGGTCCGGCGACGCTGGCCGGCGCATGCGCCGCACCCGCACGCTCGCTCGGCCTCGAGACCGACGGCGTATGCGAGCTGGTGCTGCGCCACGAGTGCGGCGCCATCAGCGGCGTGCACCTGAATTTCATCCAACGCGACTATCGCCGGACGTGCCAGCTCATCGGCACGGAAGGCACGCTCTACTGGGACGAGGAGGATGGCCGCGTGCTGCGCTACGGACCCGCTGGGCAACTGGCCGAACAATTCGCGCCTCCGCACGACTGGGGGCTTAATCAGATGTATATCATCGAGCTCGCGCACTTCCTCCGCGCGGCGGGCGGCGTGGAGCCTTCGTGCAATCCGATCACCGCCGCCATCGCTCCGCTGGAAATCGCCCTGGCGGCGCGGCGCAGCGGCTGGAGGGCTTCCGCATGA
- a CDS encoding glycosyltransferase family protein produces the protein MRTVAIIQARMLSTRLPQKVLADIAGQPLLAHVIARARRTQTLTETVIATTLNPADNELAALCDRLGVPYFRGSEDDVLDRYWRAAERFSADVIVRLTADCPLLDPRVIDRVVRVFHGGECDYVSNTLECTYPDGLDTEVFSRAALERAWREAEWQSQREHVTSYITDHPELFRLSNVRHTHDRSAWRWTVDEPEDLAFVRAVYEHCGPGPFGLAAVEKLLAAHPELAQINQGFTRNEGYAKSLREDRRIERSTTP, from the coding sequence ATGAGAACCGTGGCGATCATCCAGGCCCGCATGCTCTCGACCCGCTTGCCGCAGAAAGTGCTGGCCGACATCGCCGGACAGCCGCTGCTGGCGCACGTGATCGCCCGCGCCCGGCGCACCCAGACGCTGACCGAAACCGTGATTGCGACCACGCTGAATCCAGCGGACAACGAGCTAGCGGCTCTGTGCGACCGTCTGGGCGTGCCCTATTTCCGCGGCAGCGAGGATGACGTGCTGGATCGCTACTGGCGCGCCGCCGAGCGCTTCAGCGCCGATGTGATCGTCCGGTTGACCGCGGACTGCCCGCTGCTCGATCCAAGGGTGATTGACCGTGTCGTGCGCGTGTTCCACGGGGGCGAATGCGACTATGTGTCTAACACGCTCGAATGCACGTATCCCGACGGGCTCGACACCGAGGTCTTCAGCCGCGCCGCGCTGGAGCGCGCCTGGCGCGAGGCCGAGTGGCAATCGCAGCGCGAGCACGTCACGTCGTACATCACCGATCACCCGGAGCTGTTCCGCCTGAGCAATGTCCGGCACACGCACGATCGCTCGGCCTGGCGCTGGACGGTCGACGAGCCGGAAGACCTCGCGTTCGTGCGGGCGGTCTATGAGCACTGCGGCCCGGGTCCGTTCGGCCTGGCGGCGGTCGAGAAGCTGCTCGCCGCGCACCCAGAACTCGCGCAGATCAACCAGGGCTTCACGCGGAACGAAGGCTACGCCAAGTCACTGCGCGAGGACCGCAGGATCGAACGGAGCACCACCCCATGA
- a CDS encoding GNAT family N-acetyltransferase: MTGACATADPQALEWVARRPASDYQEYLAEYVADFTPHRLATWRDGPGRLVRLGSQQHPQALARVVEQPWDTACLGVGVAQIALLAGADTTVKHKLIEEIKRQARAHATHLLTCRVGYHDLSSLHALETAGFRTMDAMSIFLADQARLAGGLESPSYSGLGDSEIRLLEDTDVDTRRTLRALAASAFRHGRVANDPAFSPQQVAAFYGGLFESDLEADGSVLLAARRAGRIVGFVLGGEDFALRRHLDLALGYLNLIAVDPALAGQGLGRALMRAFLTEMHRRVRLVEVGTQINNYPALNLYYGAGLKCVSALVTLHLWL, encoded by the coding sequence ATGACCGGTGCTTGTGCGACCGCCGATCCACAAGCGCTTGAGTGGGTGGCCCGCCGCCCGGCCAGCGATTACCAGGAGTACCTCGCGGAATACGTCGCCGACTTCACGCCCCACCGGCTGGCAACCTGGCGCGACGGCCCCGGCCGGCTTGTCCGCCTCGGCTCACAGCAACACCCCCAGGCCCTTGCCCGCGTCGTCGAGCAGCCCTGGGACACCGCGTGCCTGGGCGTCGGCGTCGCGCAGATCGCGCTGCTCGCCGGCGCAGATACAACCGTGAAGCACAAGCTCATTGAGGAAATCAAGCGTCAGGCCCGCGCCCACGCTACACACCTGCTGACCTGTCGTGTCGGCTATCACGACCTGTCGTCGCTGCACGCCTTGGAGACGGCCGGCTTCCGCACCATGGACGCCATGAGCATCTTCCTCGCCGACCAGGCCCGGCTCGCTGGCGGTCTCGAATCCCCCAGCTACTCCGGCCTCGGCGACAGCGAGATCCGCCTGCTTGAAGACACCGACGTCGACACGCGCCGCACGCTGCGCGCTTTGGCCGCCAGCGCCTTCCGCCACGGACGCGTTGCCAACGATCCGGCGTTTTCGCCGCAGCAGGTGGCGGCGTTCTACGGCGGCCTGTTCGAGAGCGACCTGGAGGCCGATGGCAGCGTGCTGCTGGCGGCGCGCCGGGCCGGCCGGATCGTCGGCTTCGTGCTTGGCGGCGAGGACTTCGCGCTGCGCCGTCACCTGGATCTTGCCCTCGGGTACCTGAACCTGATCGCCGTAGACCCCGCGCTGGCGGGCCAGGGGCTCGGCCGGGCGCTCATGCGGGCGTTCCTGACCGAGATGCACAGGCGTGTCCGGCTCGTGGAGGTCGGCACGCAGATCAATAACTACCCCGCGCTGAACCTGTACTATGGCGCCGGGCTGAAATGCGTGTCCGCGCTCGTCACGTTGCATCTGTGGTTGTGA
- a CDS encoding amidohydrolase yields the protein MTTPTNSARAMLWVDSEVHLLPPEWCSPNYQPPAEETVLHRVIYDHPERDAALARATLDGLLSEMEAARIDRAVITALPWHSPVACWRNTAYISELVRHHPQRLTGLGVLPPPGHENLRDAVRRIREEYGLSGVKVIPSWQGYRLDDEVFEPALAQMETDGLVLMPHTDHLYRPPAQSDTAAALYEICRRHPGLRVLAPHLGGLLCLYGLYPAVRSVLENVLFVGSVPLTMPMVTMAVQAIGADRVAFGTDFPFNPSHDQRQVLAAFEALPLSADEQRLIAGANVLRFLGVPA from the coding sequence ATGACGACGCCGACCAACTCAGCGCGCGCGATGCTCTGGGTGGACAGCGAAGTCCACCTTTTGCCGCCCGAGTGGTGTAGTCCGAACTACCAGCCGCCGGCGGAAGAGACCGTCCTGCACCGCGTGATCTACGACCATCCCGAACGCGACGCCGCCCTCGCGCGTGCCACACTCGACGGCCTGCTCAGCGAGATGGAAGCGGCGCGAATCGATCGCGCCGTCATCACCGCGCTGCCCTGGCACAGCCCCGTCGCGTGCTGGCGCAACACGGCCTACATCAGCGAGCTCGTACGTCACCACCCGCAGCGGCTCACCGGCCTGGGCGTCCTGCCGCCGCCGGGCCACGAGAACCTGCGCGACGCCGTCCGGCGGATTCGCGAGGAATACGGCCTGTCCGGCGTAAAGGTGATCCCGTCGTGGCAGGGTTACCGGCTGGATGATGAAGTGTTCGAGCCGGCGCTCGCGCAGATGGAAACCGACGGCCTCGTGCTGATGCCGCACACGGACCACTTGTATCGTCCGCCGGCACAATCCGACACGGCGGCGGCGCTGTACGAGATCTGCCGGCGACATCCCGGCCTGAGGGTCCTGGCGCCGCACCTGGGCGGTTTGCTCTGCCTGTACGGCCTGTATCCCGCGGTGCGCAGCGTGCTCGAAAATGTGCTTTTCGTCGGGAGCGTGCCGCTCACCATGCCGATGGTCACGATGGCCGTGCAGGCGATCGGTGCGGACCGCGTGGCCTTCGGTACGGACTTCCCATTCAACCCATCCCATGACCAGCGCCAGGTGCTGGCCGCGTTCGAGGCGCTGCCGCTGTCCGCGGACGAGCAGCGTCTGATCGCCGGCGCCAACGTGCTGCGCTTTCTGGGGGTGCCGGCATGA
- a CDS encoding WbqC family protein has translation MKIITGHQPVYLPWLGLFHKIALADAFVFMDDVQYLEQDWNNRNRIKGPQGPFWLTVPVRLRASASRQLKDVALAADGWGSQGHWQAAHWRSLQSCYGKAHYWDLYAPFFEQLYTARPWHWLAELNEVILHYCLDTLSIRTEFIRASAAGFTGHKSDLVLDHCRRLGADVCVLGTLGRDYICTEDFHAAGVALYFQDYQHPTYPQRFGAFCPRLSVVDLLFNCGPRSRDILLGGNVTREDITAAAQRAGQPTVLQPELPAEVTP, from the coding sequence ATGAAGATCATCACCGGACACCAGCCGGTCTACCTGCCGTGGCTTGGTCTCTTCCACAAGATCGCCCTCGCCGACGCGTTCGTCTTCATGGACGATGTGCAGTACCTGGAGCAAGACTGGAACAATCGTAATCGGATCAAGGGGCCGCAGGGACCGTTCTGGCTGACCGTGCCGGTGAGGCTGCGCGCGTCGGCGAGCCGACAGCTCAAGGACGTCGCGCTCGCCGCCGACGGCTGGGGTTCGCAGGGCCACTGGCAGGCCGCGCACTGGCGCAGCCTGCAAAGCTGCTACGGCAAAGCGCACTATTGGGACCTGTACGCACCGTTCTTCGAGCAGCTCTACACGGCCCGGCCGTGGCATTGGCTGGCCGAGCTGAACGAGGTCATCCTACATTACTGCCTGGACACGCTAAGCATTCGAACCGAGTTCATCCGCGCGAGCGCGGCCGGCTTCACCGGGCACAAGTCCGACCTCGTGCTCGATCACTGCCGCCGGCTCGGCGCGGACGTCTGCGTACTCGGCACCCTGGGGCGCGACTACATCTGCACCGAGGACTTTCACGCCGCGGGCGTCGCGCTCTACTTCCAGGACTATCAACACCCGACGTATCCGCAGCGCTTCGGCGCGTTCTGCCCACGGCTCTCCGTCGTCGACCTGCTGTTCAACTGCGGGCCGCGCAGCCGCGACATCTTGCTTGGCGGCAATGTCACTCGTGAGGACATCACCGCTGCCGCGCAGCGCGCCGGGCAACCCACCGTACTGCAACCCGAACTGCCCGCGGAGGTGACGCCATGA